The Vibrio sp. NTOU-M3 genomic sequence GGAACTCACCAAACTCGACAATGGACTCTTCAGAACTTGGCGCACCCGGAAGCTCAATCGTTTGGCGGCGCAGTACGGCTTTAATTCGAGCCAACAGTTCACGTGGGTTGAATGGCTTCGGTAAATAGTCATCAGCACCAACTTCCAAACCAACAATACGATCGACCTCATCGCCTTTTGCTGTCAGCATCAAGATAGGTAGCATGTTGTTCGCGTTACGCAGGCGACGACAAATGGACAAGCCATCCTCTCCAGGTAGCATGAGATCAAGCACCATCAGGTGGAAGGTTTCACGTGTTAACAAACGATCCATCTGTTCACTGTTTGCCACACTGCGTACCTGGAATCCTTGCTCAGACAGGTAACGCTCCAGTAATGCACGCAAGCGCGCATCATCATCTACGACCAGAATTTTAAAGTTTTCTTGCATGTAATGATTCCACTTAATAAATACGCTGTCCCGATTTGGGTAATCAAAATGTAACACTGTTCTGACTAATGTGGCGCAAAGAATTGTTAACGTTTATTACCTTTTTAGCTAATGTATACAGTGGTTGCAAACGAATATTGCTAGGAATATGAAAACAAACCTGATTACACGCGAAGGCTACGATAGGCTGAAGAAAGAGTTGGACTTTTTGTGGCGTGAAGAGCGCCCAGAAGTGACGAAGAAAGTAACTTGGGCAGCAAGTTTGGGTGATCGCAGCGAGAATGCCGATTAATGATTAGATATACTTCAAACATACTATTCTAACCAAGTATCTGATACCAAGATAAAAATAATTAGTATCATTACTATTTATACATACTATTTAAGTTTGATGCACATAACCCACAAGTACAGAGATTAGTTGTACATCATTAATGCGCTTATGCAGTCGCTCTGATATATTCACTATATTCTCATCAGACATATCTATACTATGAAATTTGTTGTAATCAGCGACCTACATACTGGATCTGCCACAATTGCCCAAGACTTCTGTGTTGGAGATTCGTCGAGTGCAGTTAAAAAGGGTTACATGGATGACCTACGCAATTTGGTTAAAAAAGAAGAACTTGAAGCAGATTACTTAATCGTGACTGGTGATATCACCAATCGCTCTATGTATGACGAGTTTGAACTGGCAGCTAAGAGAATTAAGGAATGTGCAGAGGCTTTCAATATAGAAGACAGCAAGATTTTTTTTGTTCCTGGTAACCATGACAGCAACTGGAAAGATGAAGAAGCATCCAGAAAGAATGATGAACCCGACTCGCTTGTTATAGCATCTAAATACAAGTTCATATCCAGCCATCCATTTTTTAAGTCAATTCTTAACAACTCTCAAGAAGGTTGCTTCTACAATGAGCCATACTTTGCATACTGGTCTGATGATAAAGTTAATGTAATTGGTGTTAACTCTTCCGTTTTCGACAGCTACGATAAAAAACCACACCATGGAAGTATTCGAAGAGAAGACGTTCAGTCTTTAAGAAAACTACTCGAAGAAAAAGAAATAGAGCAAAGCTCAAAAATAAACATTTTGCTCGTCCACCACCATCCCATACAGCACCCTGACTTGCCATTTGAAGACGCTGACTTAAGCATTCTTCAAAATTCAGCCCAGTTAATGGAGTTAATGACAGAATATAACTTCAACTTTGTCATTCATGGGCACAAACATATCCCACGAATAGAGCAACATATGGATCGATATCAACACCCTGTAAACGTAATATGCGCGGGCAGTTTCTCAGCATATCTTGATGAACGTTGGTTTCAAGGTGTTCCTAATAGCTTGCACATTGTGGAAATTGATTCAATTTGTCACAAGCACAATGTACCTCAAGGAAAAGTAAGAAGTTGGTATCATTACTCTGGCCATGGCTGGATAATTGATGAGCCTGTTAATAGCATCCCGCACATTGAATACTTTGGTAGTTACCTAACAAAGTCTCAACTAAAAGACGAGTTAAAGTCGATTATAGAGAGTGAAATCAACAATCAAGGTAGTGTTTCTTGGGAAGAGATTTGCAAAAAAAACAATGCACTATCGTTTACCCCTAGAAAGTTATTGACTCAAGTAATTAATGGCCTTTCAGAACCTTTAAATTTTAAGATTTATTCAAGCGAGGGAGTTGATGATCTTTTCCTGCTTATAAAGAACCAAAGGAGTGTTGTTAATGAATAATATCATTGAGCTAAACAGTATATTCGAGCATTCGAACGCCAGATATTATAGTTCGCAGCAACTTGCTAATGAGTTCGTATGGACCTATTCATTTGAAAGGCTTCTTTCAAATAAAAATCACATTGTACTTGGTTCTAGAGGGTCGGGTAAAACTGCATTGATTAAAATGCTTTCTCACGAATATTTATCTAAGCTTGATCATCCTCAAGCTAAGAGCATAATAGAAAGCAATGGTTTCATCGCAACATATATACCTCTGAAAGTTGAATGGGTTAATTCAATAAAATCAGTTTCCCAAGAAGATGATTTACTTTTCACTTGGTGCTTAAACCTTTCTTCATGCGCTAGATTTATTGATACTATCAAGAGTCTAATAAAAACGAATATTAAAGAAAACATAGAAAGAGCACTTTCAGAAGAATCAATATCACTTTTAATATCTAGTATATGGCTTGATAAGGAGCTAGATACATTAGCTAAAATAAGCCAAGAGCTAGAAAGGATAGAATATAAGAAAAATATATACTTTAATAAGGTTAAGCTTGGGATAAAACTCAATGAAAGTGATCTAACCATTGGTGAAAACTTCAATGCTGATCTTTTTAAGCCTTTACATATGGCAATTAGAATTGTGCAAGAAAGGTTAAAAATCAGTGAAAAATCAGTTTGGTGTGTTTGTATAGATGAAGCTGAATTTTTGACCAAAGAGCACCACAAGATTTTAAATACGTATATGCGCTCCTATGGTGATATTGTGTTTAAAATAACAACAATGCCATATAGACACTATACTTTAGAAACTAAAGTAGGTAATCCTGTAAATATTGGTCATGACTTTGAATATTTATATATTGACAAACTAGGCTTAAATACGAGAAGTCAAAAATCTTATCAGCCATTCTTTGAGAGTTTCGCTGAAAATCTATTTCAAAATAGAATAAAAGGCTCAAGATTAGACAAAGAAGGTATCACCTTAAAGACATTACTTGGCAGTTCTGAGTTAATTGAACCGACAAAAGAATCCTATAAAGGCACTGAAGTAGAAGACTATATAAAAAGATACTGCGATGAAAAAACTATTGAAAGAGCCGAAGCATTAATAAAAACTGATATTGAACTATATCAAAGTTCTATACTCAGGAAGATCAAAGGCACTCTATTACTTCGACATGCGTACGAAAAGTATATTGGTAATAGTGCACCAAGTATATACTCAGGAAGTTCTCTAGTTATTAGGTGCTCAGATGGAAATCCTCGTAGATTATTAAGACTTTTCAATTACTTAATTTCAGACAAACTACAAGGTCAGGGAAGCATCGACTTTATACCTCAGAAAGAGCAAGGTAATAGAATCAAAGAGTTTTCGTATTCTGAATTAGATGGATTAAATCTTGAAGTTGATGGGAAAGAAGCATTTGAATTATTTAATCGAATAGGAAGGTTTTTCAAAGACAAACTACATAGCGACAAAATTGGAACAAACACCTATAACTCCTTTGTTTTTGACTCTAGTCAAGAAGACTGGAAGCACATAGAAAAGGCTGTTGACCTGGGGTTGATTTATCCTGACTTCAGAGGGATTGACAACAGTGACAAAATGCCAAATAGAAATGGTAAATTTTCACTGGCGTTTTGTTTGGCTCCTTACTTTTTCTTAATGCCAAGAAAAGGTGATGCTATTAGCTTATCGACTATTGAAAAGTTTGGTACGTATAGTAAATATTTAAGGTTAAATAAAAATAAAGAAAAATTCACAAACCAATATAGTCTCGACTTAGGAGATGAAGATGAATAACTTGCATGTAGACGATATCTCTTCTCGAGATTTAACAAATACAAAGTATGATATCTCTATATTTTCTTGTGGCTACGAGGAGCGTTGTATTGAGATTCCATCGAGAATTGAGCCAACTTCTGTGGAAGATACAATTGTTATATCTTTCAATCAACACCACCAAGATAAAGTAAGATTAAGCTGCTTGGATTTCTATAATGAGGTGTGGCCTCTATCTAGTTTTATCGAGTCATCACAAGATTGTGTTAAAGAGATATATAACAGCCTTCACCCTATTGTGGAAAAGAAAAACAAAGATGAATTAAGAATACTTATTGATTACACATCAATGTCTAGAGTTTGGTATTCTGCCATATTGAATTATTTGATAAAATTTTCAGAGAAAAACTTTATCATTGATCTCGCTTATGCTAGCGGTGTTTACCATGATGTAAACTTAAATGTTGAACTTGGTGACATTAAGATCATTCCGGGCTGTGAAGGAATTTCGTTAACTAAAAAAAATAATGCTGCTATATTTATGCTTGGATTTGATAATTATGGGCCTCTTCGTCTCTACAACCTCTTAAATCCAAATAAATGTTTTGGGGTAATGGCCTCTCCTGCATCTACTTATCAATATGAAGAAACTTGTTATAGCAAGAACAAAAGTTTCATTAAATATCACTTGGGAGGGCAAGAAAACCTCATAAGACTACCTATAAATAGTATATCAGCATGTTACGAGAATATGAGCCAACTCCTACAGCCTTTGGAAAAGGAACACAATGTGTCTATTATTCCTTTTGGTCCCAAACCCCACATTTTAACTGCCATATTATGCAGTTTTAATTTTCCTAATGTGACATGCATGTACTCTGAATATATTAGAAAATCAACAACCAGAGTCCAAGCTACTGGTGATCTAGTATTATCAAGAGTGTATTCAAAAGAGTTTCGAGATATATAGGTACTTTTAGGTATCGTTCTAGGGTGTAGCTGTTAGTTATGTAGCGGCTACAAATGCGGAGATTACGCGCTGCTTAAAAGTTCCTAATCGAAGTTCATCGTTCGTACTCAGGGAGCCAGTTGAACTAAGAACAGTGTTAGTAACGCTACTCCAGCTTAACTTTGAATTCACTTCGCTACGCTCTTCTAAAATACCACTATCAGTTAGATGAATTCGCTGAAGTTCTGACTCAAACTCTATCAAACTGTCTATTTTCGCAAACATACAAGACTCTGGAATATCTTGCTCTACTCGTTCCGAAAAATCTATCAAGCTTTGCTCTGCGAAAGTGAATAACCAAGCTTGTTGATTCGAGGCATGGTTCACTCGCAGAACTCGCCCTAGTACTTGCCTAAAGTAGAGCTCTGTCTTAACTGAACTCATATGGCAGCACACTTGAAGTCTGGGAATATCAGTACCCTCACTAACCATCCCGACGCTGACTATCCACTGACTACTATCCTTCCGATAGCGTTCAATCTCAGCCAAAGGATCCTCGTGACGATAGGTCACTATGGAGACGGTTTGTTGATACTTTTCCAAAAGTATCTTTTTAATCTCTTGGGCATGTTGAACAGAAGAAGCAACGACTAGCCCTCCTGCATCCTTATTCTGAGTACGTATCTCGGCAAGCTTTATACAACCAAGCCCAAGCAGGTATTCCATTGCCTCTTTATTATGTATTACGCTCTGATAAGAAGTTTTAGTTTGCTTTAGCATCTCAAGAATCGATGAGAACGATTCTGCTTTGCCATCGTTAGTTATCGATAGGTGTTCATTGTCTACGAGTACAATTCGTGGTGCCCTACAAACATGATCAGCGACGGCTTGCTTAAGAGTGTATTGATAGTCGACCAAAATCTGCCCATCAGGGGCGCTATACTGCGCCATAACTATCGGTAATGCATCTGAACGCCAAGGTGTACCTGACAGCGCTAAGGTGTAGGTAGCCAGTCCCTGAATCTTGGTAAGAATCTGCTGCCCCCAAACATTCGCTTTTTCATACTCAGAACCAGAGCAATGATGTATCTCGTCGAATACAACAAACACTCGATAACTACTCAGTGCTTGCCAAAACTCTTCGCTTAGAAACTGAATAGATTGGTAGGTAAGCGACTGCCCAATCGAACCCAGACCACCGTTAAAAGCACAATTGAGAACTTCTGAAAAGGTTCTTTTTATCCCATCTGATACTGTTAAAGATGGTGAAAAACACAAAACAAGATCAACTATGCCATCCTTCAACAATCTGGAAGCAATAGTTGCCGCTAATATAGTTTTCCCTGCCCCTGGAGTAGCTTGGCAAAAAAAGTGGTGCTGCTTGTTTTTGTAGTTGTGTACCGCTCTTTCAGAGCACTCTTGCTGCCATTTTCTCAACATTCGGCGACATCCGAAGATATGGTGTTAATTACGTTGGTTAGTACGTTCACTTTGCCAAATAGATGTGCTGAGCGATTTCTCGCTTGTTGTAACATAGGGCTGAGCCTCTGTTCCAGTTCGGGGAAACGACGATTGAGCGATTGGTATTCGTCGATCTCACCCAGAACAATCTCTAACTCAGCTTTGTACTGGTTTCGCTCATGGCGTAATACCGAGTAATCAGGGGAGGGTTTCACTGGAGGGGTTACATTTTCTCGTCCTACTTTGGGCTTCACATTAAGAGAGCGAAACAGTTCCGTTTGAAAGTATCTTTTATCTCGCCCTTCTCCCTTACTTTGAAGCCAACCGTTTCTCACGAAACGAAGAATCTGTCTGTAGAGTCTTTTTCTTGCCTCATCAGGCTCTTTCCTAAGATCACTAATAGAAAGAGAGGCGTCGCGTAGTTCAATAACCGAAAAACCATCTATACCTTTTTCAATCAATAACTTGTGCATAACCGCACTGATTTTCGTCGAACGTTTCATTTACAACTCATGCAGAACCAAAAACTAAGGATTGCTTAGTATACAGAAATCGATAAAACTAAGAAAATCTTAGTTACTGTAGGTTTTCACACATGAACCGAAAATGTCATTTACTAGTCCAATTCCAGCGCGACTTAAAGAAGCACGCAAAAAAGCCAAACTCTCCCAGAAAGCCTTGGGGGTGCGAATAGGTATGGATGAAGGCTCGGCAAGTGCCAGAATGAATCAGTACGAGAAAGGAAAGCATACACCGGATATCAGTACGTTAAAAAAGATGGCTGACGAGTTGGGTGTACCTCTGAATTATTTCTTCTGCGAAGATGAAGTCTCTGCCGAGCTGGTTTGTTTGATTGCTAAGATGACAAGCTCAGAGAGAAAAGAGCTATTAGATCAAATAGCTCTTAAAGGAAAACGTTGCGAATAATATAGTTGAGCAGCGTTTTCTTGAATGCACCTACTCGTTTAATCTGGAGTAGCTTCTATGCTCGGCATCGTGAACTTGTTATTGTTAAACCAAACTTGATTAACTATCTCCTTAGGTATGGGCTCAATGTCTATGTATTCTTTTTAGCTTGCCCGTAAGCAGGGCTTTTATAAAATAAGGCGTATTTTTTTGGTTCACATTTTCCAACATAGGGTTTAGTTCCTTCGATTTTTAAGCAGAAAAGCCCTAAACGGACTGACGTAACAAACCAAGTTGACGTATGCTCATTGGGCTTTATCAAAGTCTCTATGCTTCTTTCTGTTAGCGGTATTAATCAATGGAATGACGATTACAAAGCTTGACAATGTGATTAGAGAGTATTTAAGGCTTATGGCTGCTAAAAAACCGCCTAAAATCCCAGATGCGGACTCTCCTGTATTTGCTAGTGTTGAGAATAGGCTGAAGTTTTTACCTATATTATTATCATCGCTTTTCTTTTGAATGAAAGAAACTAGAAGAATATCAACAAAGGCCCCGACGAAACCTAATATAATTAAGACTAGAATAGTGAACTTAATTTCAGTTATTACAGCTAATGCACAAAATAGCAGTCCGTATATTGACCATGCTTTCATTGTATTGGATGCTGTTATTTTTAAGTTCAATTTTGAAAATGTAAGGCCTCCAATTATCGTTCCAAATGCTAGTGCTGAAAAAGAATAACTAACTAACGTTTCACTACCAGTTAACTCAAGCACATATGCAGGTAAAACGAACCTCAATAAAGATGCAACACATAGAATACATAAAGCAGATCTTGTAATAACCAGTATTAAATCTTGGTCATATCTGAGTAAATAATTCATGTGATTTAGAGTTTCATCAAAAGCTTGTTTAATGCTAAATTCTCTAATTGTTGTAGTCTTTTTCGGTATTAAACTTGATTTAAAATGAACGAATAATATTAAAATAAAAGAAACTAGATAAGATAAAGCGTCAACAATCAATACTATTTCTTTAGTATAAGCTGTTATTATTAGTGCAGTTAAAAGCGGTCCCAATAAACTTCCAATCTCCTCTAAAATCTGGTTTGTAGAGTTTACTTTTACAAGTTTTTTTTCAGGAGTCAATAAGGGAATAGATGACTGGAATGCAGGTTGGAAAACAGTTCTAGCTACAGTTAAAAGACTAAGTATAAACGTAAATGACAGTAAGTTTATCATTTTATAGTTAAACAGAAGATATAGTGATATTAGCAGAGTGCATCTAATTCCTTCCACTGCAAGCATCAATATCTTTTTATTGAAGTTGTCAGCTAGCCATCCACCAATGGGACCAAATATGATATATGGTATGAATCTAATGAGATAAATTACACCAATTAGAGTATAGTCTTCTCCTGATAACTCTAAAGCGAACAAAAATATTACAACTTCAGTTGAGTAGTTCCCTATTTTTGTTAAAAGGTTAGATAGTAAAAGTAGATTTATATTACGCATGACTTACCTCTAGCATCAACTTGTCTATGCCAAAGGATGCAGTCCCTTTCGTATACCCTATATCTTTAATAGATATATCATCGAATTTGCTTAAGAACTGTGAAATATAAAATTTTGTTGCATTTAAAGATAAACCCATACCAACACATTGATAAGGTGAAACACCAAAAGATAACGGTTTAAATTTTCTACTTGGAATGAAATCATAAATGTCCAAGCCAAAATAAGAATCATAGTTAGATAGGTCCAATCTAAATAAGATCTTTTCACCTTTTTTTAACGAAATTCCCTCTAGTTGATAATCTTCTACCAGTTGCCTTGAAACCGCTGTTACAGGACTATACATTCGCAAACTTTCATTGATATATTTTTCTATAGAGTTTTTGTCGATATTAATACCATTAGATACGAAATTCTCAATTATCAAGGCAATAGTGCAATTTATCAAATGGGATGTTGTACTTTGAGCTGCAATAAATATTACTAGAAGATCTACAAAATCCTTATCACTTTTCATGTTAAGATCTAACTTTATTTCTTCGTTTTCTGAGATAAAATCTAACATATAGTTAAAGCTTTTCGCTATTTCCAAAAAATGCTCTTTAGAAGATATCTTTCCATCAAAGAAGTCTCCACAAAATACAGCCTTTCCGATTATCGGTTCAAGGAGTTTGTGTGTAATCAATAAAGATACTTCCTTATTGAAGTTAAATGAATGTACTGCTAAATCAATATCTTTATAAGAAGCATCATTGAAATCATCAAAAGCTTCTAAAAATTTTAGGTTATTTGCCTTATTCATTAACCATTTTACAAAATTTGTCCTAACTTCATCTCTGAATATCAGGCTTGAAGAAATTTTCTCTTGGAATACAATTACTTCTTTTTTATCTTCATCAGATTCAAATATTTCTACAGGTAGATTTAATCGAGATTTGCTAAAAAGATATTTGTTTTTAAGTAAGTTATGAGTTAGATGGTATCCATAGCATACCCATGTTTTTTTTGTGTTTGACCAAAAAATTTTATCGTTAGTTTTACATAGGGCATTAAAACTATTTATTTCCTCCTTTATTATTTTGTTATTCATATGTTAACTCATCCACAACAATACTCTTACCTGCTTTGTCAAGCTCACTGTATACAAATTGACTTATATAGTTTTTTTCTACTTGAGGCATTAAATAATACATAATGTTTGTATACCATTCCCAACCTTCTTTTGTTAGCTTGTATTTGTCTTTTGTTTCCTCGATAAGACCACAATTAATAAGAGAGTGAAATTTAGATGTAAACTCAAGCGGTAGTTGCTTATAGTTGGTTAGATCTTTTCTTACTTCACCATGATAAGGTAACCTGAGAAGTAATGGCTTTACTAAGTCCATTATTTCTGGATGCTTAGAAATTGAACAAGAGATATTGTTGTTGTTGATTGATTTTATATAGGCTTCGCGCCCCGATGTATTTGTAATTACATGGTTTTTAATTGACGAAACAGCATTTACTCCAAAACCGATAAGATCTCTATCCGAATAACCATAAACATGTTCATGATATACAAAACTGTAGTTGTCTGATACTACATTGCTTGTTGCCTTTTCACGAAAATAACCATGCCCATTATGTGGCATAAAGCCATGTTCTCTCATGTAGTTATCAACAAATACTCTCATATTATGCTTATCAGTTGCTTTCGTAATAGGATAGCCTTTTCGCGAGATCAACTTATGTAGTTTAGCTTGTGTCATCACATTATCTATAGGATATATGTCGATGTTAGTTGTATTTAGTGCTATTGCTAGCTCTAAGTCTCTTTCTATTTCTTCTATTTTTTGACCATGCATTCCATATAGGATATCAAATGATACGTAATTAAAATGCTTGTTGAGAATCGTGCTAGCGTTGTCTATTTGCTCCAAAGTAGCGGTTAGGTCAAAGTTCTTTCGCCATTCACTGTTGAATGTTTGTAGTCCAAATCTAGGGTGGGTTACACCAATACTCTTCATCGCTAAAGCTTTTTCTAATGTTAAGCTTTTTACTTCAATTTCAAATGAAAACTCTCTGAGTTTAGAAAGATCAAAATTGTCTTTTATAGCTTTACCGATTTTTGTAATCTGTTCTGGTGAAAGTAAAGAAGGGGTGCCACCTCCAAAGAAGATCGCTTCAATAGGAACATTATTAAGTTGAATAAGATGTGACTTTAATTCTATTTCTTTAATAATTGCTGAAACGTAACGATCAATATCGCTTTCGCTTTTGTATATTCCACGAGTGAAAGGACAAAAAGAACAAATGGTTTCA encodes the following:
- the ompR gene encoding two-component system response regulator OmpR gives rise to the protein MQENFKILVVDDDARLRALLERYLSEQGFQVRSVANSEQMDRLLTRETFHLMVLDLMLPGEDGLSICRRLRNANNMLPILMLTAKGDEVDRIVGLEVGADDYLPKPFNPRELLARIKAVLRRQTIELPGAPSSEESIVEFGEFRLNLGTREMFHGEEAMPLTSGEFAVLKALVTNAREPMSRDKLMNMARGREYSAMERSIDVQISRLRRMLEVDPSKPRYIQTVWGLGYVFVPDGKEA
- a CDS encoding metallophosphoesterase — encoded protein: MKFVVISDLHTGSATIAQDFCVGDSSSAVKKGYMDDLRNLVKKEELEADYLIVTGDITNRSMYDEFELAAKRIKECAEAFNIEDSKIFFVPGNHDSNWKDEEASRKNDEPDSLVIASKYKFISSHPFFKSILNNSQEGCFYNEPYFAYWSDDKVNVIGVNSSVFDSYDKKPHHGSIRREDVQSLRKLLEEKEIEQSSKINILLVHHHPIQHPDLPFEDADLSILQNSAQLMELMTEYNFNFVIHGHKHIPRIEQHMDRYQHPVNVICAGSFSAYLDERWFQGVPNSLHIVEIDSICHKHNVPQGKVRSWYHYSGHGWIIDEPVNSIPHIEYFGSYLTKSQLKDELKSIIESEINNQGSVSWEEICKKNNALSFTPRKLLTQVINGLSEPLNFKIYSSEGVDDLFLLIKNQRSVVNE
- a CDS encoding DEAD/DEAH box helicase encodes the protein MLRKWQQECSERAVHNYKNKQHHFFCQATPGAGKTILAATIASRLLKDGIVDLVLCFSPSLTVSDGIKRTFSEVLNCAFNGGLGSIGQSLTYQSIQFLSEEFWQALSSYRVFVVFDEIHHCSGSEYEKANVWGQQILTKIQGLATYTLALSGTPWRSDALPIVMAQYSAPDGQILVDYQYTLKQAVADHVCRAPRIVLVDNEHLSITNDGKAESFSSILEMLKQTKTSYQSVIHNKEAMEYLLGLGCIKLAEIRTQNKDAGGLVVASSVQHAQEIKKILLEKYQQTVSIVTYRHEDPLAEIERYRKDSSQWIVSVGMVSEGTDIPRLQVCCHMSSVKTELYFRQVLGRVLRVNHASNQQAWLFTFAEQSLIDFSERVEQDIPESCMFAKIDSLIEFESELQRIHLTDSGILEERSEVNSKLSWSSVTNTVLSSTGSLSTNDELRLGTFKQRVISAFVAAT
- a CDS encoding helix-turn-helix domain-containing protein, whose protein sequence is MSFTSPIPARLKEARKKAKLSQKALGVRIGMDEGSASARMNQYEKGKHTPDISTLKKMADELGVPLNYFFCEDEVSAELVCLIAKMTSSERKELLDQIALKGKRCE
- a CDS encoding MFS transporter, translating into MRNINLLLLSNLLTKIGNYSTEVVIFLFALELSGEDYTLIGVIYLIRFIPYIIFGPIGGWLADNFNKKILMLAVEGIRCTLLISLYLLFNYKMINLLSFTFILSLLTVARTVFQPAFQSSIPLLTPEKKLVKVNSTNQILEEIGSLLGPLLTALIITAYTKEIVLIVDALSYLVSFILILFVHFKSSLIPKKTTTIREFSIKQAFDETLNHMNYLLRYDQDLILVITRSALCILCVASLLRFVLPAYVLELTGSETLVSYSFSALAFGTIIGGLTFSKLNLKITASNTMKAWSIYGLLFCALAVITEIKFTILVLIILGFVGAFVDILLVSFIQKKSDDNNIGKNFSLFSTLANTGESASGILGGFLAAISLKYSLITLSSFVIVIPLINTANRKKHRDFDKAQ
- a CDS encoding cytochrome P450, which translates into the protein MNNKIIKEEINSFNALCKTNDKIFWSNTKKTWVCYGYHLTHNLLKNKYLFSKSRLNLPVEIFESDEDKKEVIVFQEKISSSLIFRDEVRTNFVKWLMNKANNLKFLEAFDDFNDASYKDIDLAVHSFNFNKEVSLLITHKLLEPIIGKAVFCGDFFDGKISSKEHFLEIAKSFNYMLDFISENEEIKLDLNMKSDKDFVDLLVIFIAAQSTTSHLINCTIALIIENFVSNGINIDKNSIEKYINESLRMYSPVTAVSRQLVEDYQLEGISLKKGEKILFRLDLSNYDSYFGLDIYDFIPSRKFKPLSFGVSPYQCVGMGLSLNATKFYISQFLSKFDDISIKDIGYTKGTASFGIDKLMLEVSHA
- a CDS encoding coproporphyrinogen-III oxidase family protein; the protein is MDLQLRPNSKIKFNVQFPVYNFFFPSQINIDKNLKLSEVLLNANTGIKSRALYFHFPFCETICSFCPFTRGIYKSESDIDRYVSAIIKEIELKSHLIQLNNVPIEAIFFGGGTPSLLSPEQITKIGKAIKDNFDLSKLREFSFEIEVKSLTLEKALAMKSIGVTHPRFGLQTFNSEWRKNFDLTATLEQIDNASTILNKHFNYVSFDILYGMHGQKIEEIERDLELAIALNTTNIDIYPIDNVMTQAKLHKLISRKGYPITKATDKHNMRVFVDNYMREHGFMPHNGHGYFREKATSNVVSDNYSFVYHEHVYGYSDRDLIGFGVNAVSSIKNHVITNTSGREAYIKSINNNNISCSISKHPEIMDLVKPLLLRLPYHGEVRKDLTNYKQLPLEFTSKFHSLINCGLIEETKDKYKLTKEGWEWYTNIMYYLMPQVEKNYISQFVYSELDKAGKSIVVDELTYE